In a genomic window of Acropora muricata isolate sample 2 chromosome 2, ASM3666990v1, whole genome shotgun sequence:
- the LOC136909204 gene encoding t-SNARE domain-containing protein 1-like, with the protein MAESVESGNEREVTDESKARKRKPNFSMNEIAVITENVKNHLAVIQSKLTNNITNRKKNEVWQEITDAVNAVGTAGRTVVEVKDKWKNLHSTAKKEFATFKRETKKTGGGPAPKPPSASSGKIRELKHQTFLVSRTPFSYPELRSSWPAPRIESSGRYQLKGLF; encoded by the coding sequence atggcggaaagtGTGGAAAGTGGAAATGAAAGAGAAGTTACAGATGAATCgaaagcaagaaaaagaaagcctaATTTTTCTATGAACGAAATTGCTGTAATTACAGAAAACGTTAAAAATCACCTTGCAGTTATCCAGTCTAAATTAACGAACAACATAACCAATCGAAAAAAGAACGAAGTTTGGCAAGAAATAACCGATGCTGTGAATGCAGTGGGGACTGCAGGGCGAACGGTGGTTGAAGTGAAAGACAAGTGGAAAAACTTACATAGCACCGCAAAGAAAGAATTTGCAACTTTCAAgagagaaacaaagaaaactggagGTGGACCAGCGCCAAAGCCGCCAAGCGCGTCCAGTGGCAAAATTAGAGaacttaagcaccagacgttCTTGGTATCACGGACgccattctcgtacccagagctgcgatcctcttggccagcgccacggatcgagagctctggaagGTACCAACTGAAGggcttgttttga
- the LOC136907333 gene encoding protein STPG4-like, whose translation MTNMSTQAPFQEPNSFAGYQSHIRTPLTALSGRRSESPYLYEEPLSDREGWWRSTLKDTPVPGTYDLKNFVQDLQFNPISKTYGFKNTGRKKNADPSRRGSYLMPGLYKHFTCVDQLEKQQISYNFKACDRYHTPTALVGYIDKEFANSEISPSTYYSGYEYVPKLPSKHPAFKSQEHRFPTIYFKPKEGPPPGQYKLSKDPILPKGPNITSPFKSKTPRFAQPHVLKTPGPGTYCKTYQTPMPHTIKDMARNYGLFFTSGTYGDY comes from the exons ATGACGAACATGTCTACCCAAGCACCGTTCCAAGAACCAAACTCTTTTGCAGGATATCAATCACACATAAGGACGCCTCTCACAGCTTTA TCAGGGAGACGAAGTGAAAGCCCTTATTTATATGAGGAACCATTATCAGATAGAGAAGGATGGTGGAGAAGCACACTAAAG GACACTCCTGTGCCTGGAACATATGACCTTAAAAACTTTGTGCAAGATTTACAGTTCAACCCAATAAGCAAGACATATGGCTTTAAGAACACAGGAAGGAAGAAGAATGCTGATCCATCAAGGAGAGGTTCATATTTAATGCCAGGATTATACAAACACTTTACATGTGTTGATCAGTTGGAAAAACAGCAAATTTCTTACAATTTCAAGGCATGTGATAGATATCATACTCCCACTGCGCTTGTAGGGTATATCGACAAG gaATTTGCAAATAGTGAAATAAGCCCCTCTACATATTACTCTGGGTATGAATATGTGCCAAAACTGCCATCAAA aCATCCAGCCTTCAAGTCTCAAGAACACAGATTTCCCACAATCTACTTCAAACCT aaagaAGGCCCCCCTCCAGGCCAGTACAAACTTTCAAAGGATCCCATTTTACCAAAAGGACCAAACATAACATCACCATTCAAATCAAAGACCCCACGATTTGCTCAGCCTCATGTGTTG AAAACCCCAGGCCCAGGTACCTATTGCAAAACTTACCAGACACCTATGCCTCATACAATAAAAGATATGGCAAGAAATTATGGACTCTTCTTCACCTCGGGAACTTATGGAGACTACTGA